A stretch of Elgaria multicarinata webbii isolate HBS135686 ecotype San Diego chromosome 5, rElgMul1.1.pri, whole genome shotgun sequence DNA encodes these proteins:
- the AQP11 gene encoding aquaporin-11 isoform X2: MAVSEAYVSLLVMAGTMMAMAGCRQAARHFIHRKPHTLCFFLELMGAFQICACTHELRLLAYLPPQPHVALALTYILTVLHGLTLPDSINNPCSSFQLLCKSKIMMNTWLLQTSAQFTGAVLANIYIKLIWILGIIPVHLWALAENCSNPIQTTIANAFILELLFSFLVHLTLLQFESTNHKIKVHLIALLITALVYTGGKLTGAIFNPALAFSLHISCFMDNFWNYMLVYWVAPCIERKECRTAGKKH; this comes from the exons ATGGCTGTCAGTGAAGCTTACGTCTCACTGCTTGTGATGGCAGGTACCATGATGGCCATGGCTGGCTGCAGGCAAGCGGCCCGTCACTTCATACACCGTAAACCCCATACTCTGTGCTTCTTCCTGGAGTTAatgggtgccttccagatctgtGCTTGTACCCACGAACTTCGGCTGCTGGCTTATTTGCCACCACAACCGCATGTGGCACTTGCCCTCACTTACATTTTAACTGTTCTTCATGGCTTGACGTTGCCTGATAGCATCAACAACCCTTGCAGCAGCTTTCAACTGCTTTGCAAGAGCAAGATCATGATGAATACCTGGTTGCTACAAACTTCAGCTCAGTTCACTGGAGCAGTACTGGCTAATATTTACATCAAGTTAATCTGGATATTGGGGATCATACCAGTGCATTTATGGGCTCTGGCAGAGAACTGCAGCAACCCCATCCAAACTACCATAGCAAACGCTTTCATCCTAgaactcctcttctccttcttggTCCATCTGACCTTACTGCAATTTGAATCAACGAACCACAAGATAAAAGTCCATCTAATTGCTTTGCTGATCACCGCACTGGTATACACAG GAGGAAAACTGACAGGAGCCATATTTAATCCAGCTCTGGCTTTTTCCTTGCACATCAGTTGTTTCATGGATAATTTTTGGAATTACATGTTGGTGTACTGGGTGGCACCCTGTATAG AAAGAAAGGAGTGCAGAACAGCAGGGAAAAAGCACTAG
- the AQP11 gene encoding aquaporin-11 isoform X1 — MAVSEAYVSLLVMAGTMMAMAGCRQAARHFIHRKPHTLCFFLELMGAFQICACTHELRLLAYLPPQPHVALALTYILTVLHGLTLPDSINNPCSSFQLLCKSKIMMNTWLLQTSAQFTGAVLANIYIKLIWILGIIPVHLWALAENCSNPIQTTIANAFILELLFSFLVHLTLLQFESTNHKIKVHLIALLITALVYTGGKLTGAIFNPALAFSLHISCFMDNFWNYMLVYWVAPCIGSVLVVIAWDDVLPLLRREA; from the exons ATGGCTGTCAGTGAAGCTTACGTCTCACTGCTTGTGATGGCAGGTACCATGATGGCCATGGCTGGCTGCAGGCAAGCGGCCCGTCACTTCATACACCGTAAACCCCATACTCTGTGCTTCTTCCTGGAGTTAatgggtgccttccagatctgtGCTTGTACCCACGAACTTCGGCTGCTGGCTTATTTGCCACCACAACCGCATGTGGCACTTGCCCTCACTTACATTTTAACTGTTCTTCATGGCTTGACGTTGCCTGATAGCATCAACAACCCTTGCAGCAGCTTTCAACTGCTTTGCAAGAGCAAGATCATGATGAATACCTGGTTGCTACAAACTTCAGCTCAGTTCACTGGAGCAGTACTGGCTAATATTTACATCAAGTTAATCTGGATATTGGGGATCATACCAGTGCATTTATGGGCTCTGGCAGAGAACTGCAGCAACCCCATCCAAACTACCATAGCAAACGCTTTCATCCTAgaactcctcttctccttcttggTCCATCTGACCTTACTGCAATTTGAATCAACGAACCACAAGATAAAAGTCCATCTAATTGCTTTGCTGATCACCGCACTGGTATACACAG GAGGAAAACTGACAGGAGCCATATTTAATCCAGCTCTGGCTTTTTCCTTGCACATCAGTTGTTTCATGGATAATTTTTGGAATTACATGTTGGTGTACTGGGTGGCACCCTGTATAG GGTCTGTGTTGGTGGTCATAGCTTGGGATGATGTCCTTCCACTGCTACGCAGAGAAGCTTAA